The region AGACCTCGCTTCTCTCCGGCCGTCATCGGGTTCATCATCCGTCCATCTAGGACGGATGGATCAGCACGCGAGCTGTCATACGCCCCCAGCTTGGGCTCTACCACCCAGAGCGAAATGAGGGAGCCGATCAAGGTCACCAAAAAGGTGGAGGCGGCCATGAAGCCCCAATTCGCGGTCGCCTGCACCTGGTATTCGCGATCGAGCAACTGGGCAGCTTCCTCCGTGATTCCCGCCAGCAAGGGGTCGATCGTTCCCACCAACAAGTTGGCACTGTAGCCACCGGAGACCCCGGCAAAGGCGGCCGCCATGCCCGCCAAGGGGTGTCGACCGAGGGCATAGTAAATGGCCCCCGCCAAGGGAATGAGCACCACATAGCCCACCTCCGAGGCGGTATTGGAAAGGATCCCCGCAAAGACAATGGCCACCGTGACCAGGAATTTCGGTGCGCCCAGCACCAAGGCTCGCACAGCGGCTGAAAGCAGACCCGAGCGCTCGGCCACGCCCACCCCCAGCATGGAGACCAGGACCACCCCGAGCGGCGCAAAGCTGGTGAAATTCTCCACCAGACCCGTGAAAATGCGCCGGAGGCCCTCAGCATTCAGGAGGCTGACGGTCTCAATCATCCCATTTTCGGCCACTCCGCGAGAACCTGCCGGGCGAGGGTCTGCCACCGCCACTCCCATCCAGCCGAAGAGTCCTGAAAGTAAGACAATGCCTACCGCCAAAAGAAAGAAGAGCGTGACCGGATGGGGTAAGAGATTTCCGAGCCACTCGACCCCATCCAGAAACCGGGTCAAGAGATTGCGCTTGGCTTTGGCTTCGGGCTGGCTTGTCTTTTCCATCACTCTCTGCATTCTGTGCGGCAAAGGCGACCCAGAGAAGAGCGCCCCGCCACGCCTCACAAAGCTGCCTCCAAGCGCTTGGCTTCTTCCAACCAGCGATTGCGAGCCCGCGCCGGAAGAGGCTGACAAATTCGTTCGACGAATTTCTGCCAGACTTCCTGCCCCCGAATGATGCGAATCTCGACCCGCAGGAAATAGATCGGCATATCGGTCGGCTTGAATTTCTTGGGAAATCGGACGGCGTCCTTCTCCGTCGTCACGATGCAATCGGCGTCCCGGATCGAGCAGCGTTCCGCAAAGGCCTCCAGCTCCTCGAAGGTGTAGCGGTGATGATCCACGCAGCGCTTGCGCACCCCCACCTCCGCCCCCAGTCGCTCGAGGCTCCGCTCAAAGCTCTGCGGCACCGCGATTCCGGAAACCGAGCCCACGTATTGGCCCTTGATGAAATCGAGCGGCCATTGCTCTCCCGTGAGGACGTGCTCGAAATAGGTCGGCTGGTGGGTGCATTCGATGATCTCGGCAAATTGGTTGTAGCTGCGGAGGCGATCGATCAGCTCGTCATTGCGCTCCTCCCGACACTTGGTGATGAAGATGTAACTGGCCCGCTTGAGATTGGCGGCCGGTTCTCGCAGCGTGCCCCGTGGCAGGAGGTGCTCGTTGCCGAAGGGGGCGGAACGATCGATCAACACCACGTCCAAGCGCCGTCCCAGCCGCAAGTATTGCAAGCCATCGTCCAACAAGAGCGTGTCCGCTCCAAAGCGGCGGATGGCTTCCACCCCGGCCTTCACTCGATCCCGATCCACCACCACGGGGACCCCCGGCAGATTGCTGGCCAGCATGAAAGGCTCATCGCCCGCTCGGCTCGAATCCATGCGGACACTCTCGCCATCGGACACCACCCTGGCCCGGGCATTGAAGGGTCGCCCTCGCAGACGCATTTGGACCCGTCGACCCAGCGGAGGCTTCTTCGCCTTGTAGCCCCGGCTGAGGATCGCCACCTTGCGCCCTCCTTGCTGGAGCGCGCGCGCCAGAAACTCCACGACCGGGGTTTTGCCCGTGCCCCCGACCGTGAGATTGCCCACGCTGATCACGAGACAGCCCAGGTTCGCCTCCCGCAGAACGCGCTTTTGATACAAAAGCATCCGCAGGGCGACCAAGCGATGATACACCCCCGACAAGACCCAAAGCGCCGAGCGAAGACACCCCGCCTTGAAGCCTCGCTTGCGCCCCAGGATCACCTCGATGCCATACTGCTCCAACTCTTCGAGCTTTTCCTTCATGGCAGGAGAGAAGCCCCGTCGTTGTCCGCTCCCACCACCAAAAGCTGGCAAGACTCCGGCGCCGGATGAGCCGCCCGCATGGCCGCTCCAATCACCTCGCCCTGGTCCGCGATGTCCACGCAGGCCAGGGTCGAGCCGGATCCCGAAAGAAACCCTCCCAAAGCCCCAGCTTCAGTCCCCGCCTCCAAAACAGCGCGCAGGCCTGGGTTGAGCTGGGCGCGGTAAGGTTGGTGAAGAAAATCCTCGAACCCACCTCGCAAAAGCTCATAGCGTCCCGAGGCGAACGCGGCCGTGATCAAACTCAAATTGGTAGCCGTGACCAAGGCCTCCCGATGGGAAAGGCTTTCCGGCAGCAAGGCCCGCGCATCGGCCGTCAAGACCTCCACATCCGGCACCAAGAGGACCAGCTTCAGCTCCGGTCCCACCTCAAAGCGGGCGTGCCGTTCCACCCCGGCACTGGCGACGAACCCTCCGAAGGTGGCGGGAGCCGCATTGTCGGGATGGCCTTCCAAATGGCTGCAAATTCGGAAAAGTGTCTCCCGAGAAAGGGGCGAGCCCACCAAAGCATTCAGTCCAAACAGCAGCCCGAGGCGGACGGTCACGCTGCTGCCCAGCCCCCGGGAGCGAGGCACCTCGCCCTCGATCGACCAGGAAAACGCAAACGGCTCCTCGGCCGTCGTCCTGAAAAAGTGCTCGCCGACCTCCAGCGCCATCGGATGAGCCTCCCCCCCGGCCGACCCCCGCTCCACCGTGACTCGATTGTAAATCTGAAGCGCCATCCCGAGGCAATCATACCCCGGGCCCAGATTGCTGGTGGACCCGGGCACGCGAACGACGACAGAAGACTTCAAAAGGCAGGCAGGTTTCGGGTTTCGGTAGGCAGGAAATCCGTTTACTTGAACCCTCAAACCCGAACCCTGACAACCTCAGAAAGATGTCCCGTCCCGATGGTCGCTCGCTCGACCAACTCCGCCCCATCACCTTCCAATCTGGAATCGCCCCCCATGCTGATGGCAGCGTCCTCGTCTCCTTTGGCCAGACCCAAGTCATCTGTGCCGCGTGCATCCAAAAAGGCGTCCCGCGCTGGATGCTGCAACAAAACGTCCCCGGAGGCTGGCTGACAGCGGAATACTCCATGCTGCCCTACGCCACGCTCGAGCGGAAACCGCGCGACATCAGCCGGGGAAAGCTGGACGGCCGTAGCTCCGAAATCCAGCGCCTCATTGGCCGCTCCTTGCGGGCGGTCGTCGACCTAAAAAAGCTCGGTCAACGCACCCTCTG is a window of Verrucomicrobiota bacterium DNA encoding:
- the lpxK gene encoding tetraacyldisaccharide 4'-kinase, which encodes MKEKLEELEQYGIEVILGRKRGFKAGCLRSALWVLSGVYHRLVALRMLLYQKRVLREANLGCLVISVGNLTVGGTGKTPVVEFLARALQQGGRKVAILSRGYKAKKPPLGRRVQMRLRGRPFNARARVVSDGESVRMDSSRAGDEPFMLASNLPGVPVVVDRDRVKAGVEAIRRFGADTLLLDDGLQYLRLGRRLDVVLIDRSAPFGNEHLLPRGTLREPAANLKRASYIFITKCREERNDELIDRLRSYNQFAEIIECTHQPTYFEHVLTGEQWPLDFIKGQYVGSVSGIAVPQSFERSLERLGAEVGVRKRCVDHHRYTFEELEAFAERCSIRDADCIVTTEKDAVRFPKKFKPTDMPIYFLRVEIRIIRGQEVWQKFVERICQPLPARARNRWLEEAKRLEAAL
- a CDS encoding AbgT family transporter → MEKTSQPEAKAKRNLLTRFLDGVEWLGNLLPHPVTLFFLLAVGIVLLSGLFGWMGVAVADPRPAGSRGVAENGMIETVSLLNAEGLRRIFTGLVENFTSFAPLGVVLVSMLGVGVAERSGLLSAAVRALVLGAPKFLVTVAIVFAGILSNTASEVGYVVLIPLAGAIYYALGRHPLAGMAAAFAGVSGGYSANLLVGTIDPLLAGITEEAAQLLDREYQVQATANWGFMAASTFLVTLIGSLISLWVVEPKLGAYDSSRADPSVLDGRMMNPMTAGEKRGLLGAGLAILLVLGVMALTLIPEGGVFRDPVTGDQMDSPFFDGFVVWILLFFIVSGFAYGRVVGTMKTDRDVIDAMAAAISSLGLYIVMAFFAAQFVAFFGWTNLGAITAVTGANFLEKSGLDGPLLFFGFIFLCALINLSLGSASAQWAVTAPIFVPMLMLLGYSPEVIQAAYRIGDSSTNIITPMMSYFGLILAWAARYDRKLGVGTLIAMMLPYSMAFLFFWSIFFYLWTFVFGLPVGPGSPTFFEVTEP
- the thrB gene encoding homoserine kinase, whose product is MKSSVVVRVPGSTSNLGPGYDCLGMALQIYNRVTVERGSAGGEAHPMALEVGEHFFRTTAEEPFAFSWSIEGEVPRSRGLGSSVTVRLGLLFGLNALVGSPLSRETLFRICSHLEGHPDNAAPATFGGFVASAGVERHARFEVGPELKLVLLVPDVEVLTADARALLPESLSHREALVTATNLSLITAAFASGRYELLRGGFEDFLHQPYRAQLNPGLRAVLEAGTEAGALGGFLSGSGSTLACVDIADQGEVIGAAMRAAHPAPESCQLLVVGADNDGASLLP